A single genomic interval of Eleutherodactylus coqui strain aEleCoq1 chromosome 3, aEleCoq1.hap1, whole genome shotgun sequence harbors:
- the COX20 gene encoding cytochrome c oxidase assembly protein COX20, mitochondrial, with product MSEEGSEREEKSFRLLWILDVQKIPCARESVLYGSVGSLVIGVGNFLATSRVRRSCDLAVGGFLLSTLGSWLYCRYNYAKLKIQQRIVQDGLKKKMIYEGSSLDPTANDSRKSGS from the exons TCCTTCAGGCTGCTCTGGATACTGGATGTGCAGAAGATACCTTGTGCTCGCGAATCTGTGCTTTACGGATCTGTCGGCTCTTTGGTGATTGGTGTTGGAAATTTTCTAGCGACAA GTCGAGTTAGACGTTCTTGTGACTTAGCTGTTGGTGGTTTCCTCCTTAGTACTTTGGGCTCTTG GTTATACTGTAGGTACAATTATGCAAaattaaaaattcagcaaagaaTAGTACAGGATGGTCTCAAGAAGAAGATGATATATGAAGGTAGCAGTCTTGATCCAACAGCTAACGACAGCCGCAAAAGTGGCTCGTAA